The following are encoded in a window of Gammaproteobacteria bacterium genomic DNA:
- a CDS encoding hydrogen peroxide-inducible genes activator encodes MTLTELRYIVAVARERHFGRAAQACFVSQPTLSVAIRKLEEELGVALFERGTNEVTLTPVGERIVAQAQRVLEQTAAIREIAQEGKDPLAGPLRLGVIYTIGPYLLPHLIPLLHKRAPRMPLLIEENYTARLSELLKEGVLDVIVISLPFDEPGVVTQALYDEPFKVVLPYNHEWKKLKAIKAKELAKENLLLLGAGHCFRDQVLMVCPELNRSSAVGSLQRTLEGGSLETIRHMVASGAGITVLPCTSVLSHQAEDKLLAVRPFADPVPKRRIALAWRNSFPRPQAIATLREALHACPLPCVNFLDLAPVQPKI; translated from the coding sequence ATGACGCTCACTGAACTTCGCTACATCGTTGCGGTGGCGCGCGAGCGGCACTTTGGCCGCGCCGCGCAGGCATGTTTTGTCAGTCAGCCGACTTTAAGCGTGGCGATACGCAAGCTGGAAGAAGAGCTGGGGGTGGCGCTGTTTGAGCGCGGCACGAACGAGGTGACGCTCACCCCCGTCGGGGAGCGTATCGTCGCGCAGGCCCAACGTGTCCTGGAGCAGACCGCAGCCATCAGGGAGATCGCCCAAGAGGGAAAAGACCCGCTGGCGGGACCTCTGCGTCTCGGCGTTATCTACACCATAGGGCCTTACCTCTTGCCGCATTTGATACCGCTGTTGCACAAACGCGCGCCGCGCATGCCGTTGCTGATCGAAGAAAATTATACAGCACGGTTGAGTGAGTTATTGAAGGAAGGGGTGCTGGATGTGATTGTCATCTCATTGCCCTTTGATGAGCCAGGCGTGGTGACACAGGCGCTCTACGACGAGCCGTTTAAGGTGGTGCTGCCGTATAATCACGAGTGGAAAAAGCTGAAAGCGATCAAGGCCAAGGAACTGGCCAAGGAGAACCTGTTGCTGCTTGGCGCCGGGCATTGCTTTCGCGACCAGGTGTTGATGGTCTGCCCGGAGCTCAACCGCTCCAGTGCGGTGGGCAGCCTGCAGCGCACTCTGGAAGGCGGCTCATTGGAAACGATACGCCACATGGTCGCCTCCGGCGCGGGGATCACCGTGCTGCCTTGCACCTCGGTGCTTTCCCATCAGGCGGAAGACAAGCTCCTCGCGGTGCGTCCGTTTGCCGATCCCGTCCCCAAGCGGCGCATTGCACTGGCCTGGCGCAACAGTTTTCCCCGCCCCCAGGCGATTGCGACGCTGCGTGAGGCGTTGCATGCCTGTCCGTTACCGTGTGTGAACTTCCTCGACCTTGCTCCCGTCCAACCTAAAATCTGA
- a CDS encoding rubrerythrin: MKTNESITVKNIEAAFAGESMAHIKYLYFAGIARAAGDAETAKVFEETAAQEVQHAFGHLDLLYPKTDMNVARCLEMAIEGETYEYTEMYPNFRHTAIQEGNAAAIAEYDEQIAESKEHAERFKATLEKAAKRFAALAKVEERHANTYRATLAKVAA, from the coding sequence ATGAAGACCAACGAGTCAATTACCGTTAAAAATATCGAGGCCGCCTTTGCCGGCGAATCAATGGCGCATATCAAGTATCTGTATTTCGCCGGGATCGCTCGCGCCGCGGGTGATGCGGAAACCGCCAAGGTCTTTGAAGAGACCGCGGCCCAGGAAGTCCAGCATGCCTTCGGCCACTTGGATCTGCTTTACCCAAAAACCGATATGAACGTGGCGCGTTGCTTGGAGATGGCTATCGAAGGTGAAACCTACGAGTATACCGAGATGTATCCCAACTTCCGGCACACGGCGATACAGGAAGGCAACGCGGCGGCGATAGCGGAGTACGACGAGCAGATCGCCGAGTCCAAGGAGCACGCCGAGCGGTTCAAGGCCACACTGGAAAAGGCCGCCAAGCGTTTCGCGGCGCTCGCCAAGGTTGAGGAGCGTCACGCCAACACCTATCGCGCGACGCTTGCCAAGGTAGCGGCTTAA
- a CDS encoding rubredoxin yields MKKWQCVVCGFIYDEVAGLPEEGITPGTRWESIPDDWACPDCGVAKADFEMVAIADVA; encoded by the coding sequence ATGAAGAAATGGCAATGTGTAGTCTGCGGTTTTATCTATGACGAAGTAGCCGGCTTGCCGGAAGAAGGCATCACCCCCGGCACCCGCTGGGAGAGTATCCCGGATGACTGGGCGTGCCCCGACTGCGGAGTGGCCAAGGCCGACTTCGAAATGGTAGCCATCGCGGATGTCGCGTAA
- a CDS encoding FAD-dependent oxidoreductase: MNPITIIGSGLAGYTLAREFRKLDKDTPLAIITADDGRFYSKPMLSNAFVSGKTAEQLAMNSAVQMAAQLNATILSNKRVSAMDTAQRTIVLDGETLQYSKLMLALGADPIRAELKGDAADQVLSVNDLQDYAYFRRALTGAKNVAIIGAGLIGCEFANDLVTGGYHVEVIDPGTLPLRRLLPQAVSEAMRDGLSKMGVAWHFGKGAVAVNRAGQGYDIELSDGGKLHADVVLSAIGLRPRTSLAQAAGIKVNRGIVTGRMLKTSAENVYALGDCAEVEGLVLPFVMPIMHAARALAKTLSGEVTQVIYPAMPVVIKTPACPVVVSPPPANTPCEWQITKTEEGVKALCQDATGKLLGFALAGKATTEKMALTSQLPSLLA, from the coding sequence ATGAATCCGATCACCATCATAGGCAGCGGACTTGCGGGCTACACGCTTGCCCGGGAGTTCAGGAAGCTCGATAAAGATACCCCACTCGCCATCATCACCGCCGACGATGGACGCTTCTATTCCAAGCCGATGCTCTCCAACGCCTTTGTCAGCGGCAAGACGGCGGAACAGCTCGCCATGAACAGCGCGGTGCAGATGGCCGCTCAACTTAACGCAACCATCCTGTCTAACAAGCGCGTCAGCGCCATGGATACTGCGCAACGCACGATTGTCTTGGATGGAGAGACGTTGCAGTATTCCAAACTCATGCTTGCGCTGGGCGCCGACCCCATTCGCGCGGAATTGAAAGGCGATGCCGCCGATCAGGTGTTGTCGGTGAATGATCTGCAGGATTACGCGTATTTTCGTCGGGCGCTGACAGGCGCTAAAAACGTCGCCATCATCGGCGCCGGACTGATTGGATGCGAGTTTGCCAACGATTTGGTGACCGGCGGCTACCATGTGGAGGTTATTGATCCCGGCACTCTGCCGCTGAGGCGTTTGCTGCCCCAGGCTGTGTCCGAGGCTATGCGCGACGGTCTTTCCAAAATGGGTGTGGCCTGGCACTTCGGCAAAGGCGCCGTGGCCGTCAATCGCGCGGGCCAAGGTTATGATATCGAATTGTCCGATGGCGGCAAGCTGCATGCCGACGTCGTCCTCTCGGCTATTGGCTTGAGGCCACGCACCTCACTGGCGCAAGCGGCCGGGATCAAGGTCAACCGCGGAATAGTTACCGGCCGCATGCTAAAAACCAGCGCCGAGAATGTCTATGCGTTAGGAGATTGCGCAGAAGTGGAGGGATTGGTGCTGCCGTTCGTCATGCCCATCATGCACGCGGCACGCGCGCTCGCCAAGACCTTGAGCGGTGAAGTTACTCAAGTCATCTATCCCGCCATGCCGGTCGTCATCAAGACACCCGCTTGCCCGGTCGTGGTGTCGCCACCTCCGGCGAACACGCCGTGTGAATGGCAAATCACCAAGACAGAGGAGGGCGTCAAGGCCCTGTGCCAAGATGCGACAGGCAAGCTGCTCGGCTTTGCCTTGGCAGGAAAAGCGACCACTGAGAAGATGGCTTTGACCTCACAGCTACCCTCCCTACTGGCCTAG
- a CDS encoding TatD family hydrolase — protein MLVDSHCHLDRLDLTAYNGDISGAIGSAGRAGVTHMLCVCINLENFPGVLDLAQRFDNVYASVGVHPTDQDCCEPSVAELVHLAQDPRIVAIGETGLDYFHCKGDLTWQHERFRTHIRAAKQCGKPLIIHTREAKEDTLKIMKEEGAHEIGGVMHCFTEDWETARQALDLNFYISFSGIVTFPKATVLHDVAARVPLDRLLIETDSPYLAPIPFRGRTNQPAYVRFVAAQIAKLRNLSVDEVAAATTSNFIKLFKIIK, from the coding sequence ATGCTGGTTGACTCCCACTGTCATCTCGACCGCCTCGATCTTACCGCTTATAATGGTGACATCAGCGGCGCGATTGGAAGCGCCGGCCGCGCGGGAGTCACGCACATGCTCTGCGTGTGCATCAACCTGGAAAATTTTCCCGGCGTACTCGATCTCGCACAGCGCTTCGATAACGTCTATGCCTCGGTCGGCGTGCATCCGACGGATCAAGATTGCTGCGAACCCAGCGTCGCAGAATTAGTCCATCTCGCGCAAGATCCACGCATTGTCGCCATCGGCGAGACCGGCCTCGATTATTTCCACTGCAAGGGCGATCTCACCTGGCAGCATGAACGTTTTCGCACCCACATCCGCGCCGCTAAACAATGCGGCAAACCTCTCATCATCCATACCCGTGAGGCCAAGGAAGACACCTTGAAAATCATGAAGGAGGAGGGCGCCCATGAGATTGGCGGGGTGATGCACTGCTTCACTGAAGACTGGGAAACCGCTCGTCAGGCGCTGGACCTTAATTTCTACATCTCATTTTCCGGCATCGTGACCTTCCCCAAAGCAACGGTTCTGCACGACGTCGCCGCGCGTGTGCCTTTGGATCGTCTCCTGATAGAAACCGACTCTCCCTACCTCGCGCCGATTCCGTTTCGCGGCAGGACCAATCAACCCGCTTATGTGCGTTTTGTAGCCGCACAGATTGCCAAACTGCGTAATTTGTCAGTGGATGAGGTAGCGGCGGCTACCACCAGTAATTTTATAAAGTTATTTAAAATAATTAAATAA
- a CDS encoding PilZ domain-containing protein encodes MADQTTAMPARQGIVSVTLKDKAALYSAYMPFVKHGGLFIATNKAYQLGDEIFLLLSLMNEPEKFPIAGRVVWVTPRGAQGGRQAGIGVQFSDLDGGAARNKIEGHLAGMLQGERETLTM; translated from the coding sequence ATGGCAGATCAAACTACGGCAATGCCCGCCCGTCAGGGCATAGTATCCGTCACCCTCAAGGACAAGGCCGCCCTGTACAGCGCCTATATGCCCTTCGTCAAACACGGCGGGCTGTTCATCGCCACCAACAAGGCTTATCAACTGGGCGACGAGATCTTTCTGCTGCTTTCCCTTATGAACGAACCGGAGAAATTCCCCATTGCCGGCCGGGTGGTTTGGGTCACCCCAAGGGGCGCCCAAGGCGGGCGTCAGGCCGGTATCGGAGTCCAGTTCAGCGATTTGGACGGCGGCGCTGCGCGTAACAAGATCGAAGGCCATCTCGCGGGTATGCTGCAGGGCGAACGCGAAACCCTCACGATGTAA
- a CDS encoding DNA polymerase III subunit delta': MVTSTQSERDIYPWQRPLWKRLQTLRNARRLPHALLFQGATGLGKSHLAHVFAQSLLCTQPDSESRPCGRCRNCLLYLAGNNPDFFQILPEEGGDKPIKIDQVRELNRVMTLKSHGGGYKIAFISPAEQINAAAANSLLKTLEEPPPQTLLILISHTPALLLPTIRSRCQNLHFEIPPRDVALAWLSAQLSPPANASELLDVAHGAPLTALALAASDVLKHRLALLADLERLLQQQADPVAVAAAWSQQPGAEILSQLLSWTGDMIRLRHAVEPPYLANPDLAQRLKRIAAQLDLKSLYRLLDQVQGALLLSSRPLNPQFLLEDVLISWLNITGTVVASA, from the coding sequence ATGGTAACTTCGACCCAATCCGAGCGGGATATTTATCCTTGGCAACGTCCTCTCTGGAAACGTCTACAGACTCTTCGCAACGCCCGGCGTCTGCCGCACGCCCTGCTTTTCCAAGGCGCTACCGGGCTCGGAAAATCGCATCTGGCGCACGTCTTTGCCCAGTCCCTGCTGTGTACGCAGCCTGACTCAGAAAGCCGGCCATGCGGCCGATGCCGTAACTGTTTGTTGTATCTCGCGGGCAACAATCCCGACTTTTTCCAGATATTGCCGGAGGAGGGCGGCGACAAACCCATCAAGATAGACCAGGTGCGTGAGCTTAATCGCGTGATGACCCTCAAGAGTCATGGCGGAGGTTATAAGATTGCGTTCATCAGCCCGGCCGAGCAGATTAACGCCGCCGCCGCCAACAGCCTGCTCAAGACACTCGAAGAACCGCCTCCGCAAACGCTGCTGATACTCATCAGTCACACTCCCGCGCTGTTGCTGCCGACGATCCGCAGCCGCTGCCAGAACCTGCACTTCGAAATACCGCCGCGCGACGTGGCGCTCGCTTGGCTCAGCGCGCAATTAAGCCCACCGGCAAATGCATCTGAATTGCTCGACGTCGCACACGGTGCGCCACTCACTGCGCTGGCGCTTGCCGCGAGCGACGTGCTTAAACACAGACTGGCCCTGCTTGCGGATCTGGAACGCCTGCTGCAACAACAGGCCGACCCGGTGGCCGTCGCCGCCGCGTGGTCACAACAGCCCGGGGCGGAAATCTTGAGTCAGTTGTTGTCCTGGACCGGCGACATGATAAGGCTGCGTCATGCTGTGGAACCGCCTTATCTCGCCAACCCGGATCTTGCACAGCGCCTCAAGCGGATTGCCGCGCAGCTTGATCTCAAGTCACTATACCGGTTGCTGGATCAGGTGCAGGGCGCCTTACTGCTCAGCAGCCGCCCCCTCAACCCCCAGTTTTTATTGGAGGATGTGCTAATATCCTGGCTGAATATAACCGGTACGGTTGTTGCTTCCGCTTAG
- a CDS encoding dTMP kinase encodes MSRGRFITIEGVEGAGKSTCIGYIRDTLTHAGKQVIVTREPGGTGLSEEIRDLLLAHRQEGVAVETETLLMFAARAEHLARVIRPALAGGQWVLCDRFTEATYAYQGGGRGLPHERIEILEQWLQGELRPDIVLLLDIPVRLGLERAAQRSARDRFESEDPAFFERVRAAYLDQAHRHPQRFRIIDASGELAQVQHQIKRAMDKLLS; translated from the coding sequence ATGAGCCGTGGCCGCTTTATCACCATAGAAGGCGTGGAAGGCGCGGGCAAGAGCACCTGCATCGGCTATATTCGTGACACGCTCACCCATGCGGGCAAACAGGTCATCGTCACCCGCGAACCCGGCGGCACGGGTTTGTCCGAAGAGATCCGCGACCTGCTGCTCGCGCATCGGCAGGAGGGCGTGGCGGTTGAGACGGAGACCCTGCTCATGTTCGCCGCGCGCGCCGAGCACCTTGCCCGGGTAATCCGTCCCGCGCTCGCCGGCGGGCAGTGGGTGCTGTGCGACCGATTCACCGAAGCCACCTATGCCTATCAAGGCGGCGGGCGGGGCCTCCCGCACGAACGTATCGAGATTCTGGAGCAATGGCTGCAAGGCGAGCTGCGTCCCGATATCGTCTTGCTGCTGGATATCCCGGTGCGGCTCGGCTTGGAACGGGCCGCGCAACGCAGCGCACGCGACCGCTTCGAGAGCGAGGATCCGGCGTTTTTCGAACGGGTGCGGGCTGCTTATCTCGACCAGGCGCACCGGCATCCGCAACGATTTCGTATCATAGACGCCTCCGGTGAACTCGCGCAGGTGCAGCATCAGATCAAGCGGGCCATGGATAAATTATTATCATGA